One genomic window of Bartonella sp. HY038 includes the following:
- the gshB gene encoding glutathione synthase, with protein MKIAVQMDHIASINIAGDTTFALCLEAQKRGHSLFHYTPDRLSLRDGEVSARVEALSVRDIVGDNFTLGEAQRTNLAEMDVVLLRQDPPFDMNYITTTHILERIHPKTLVVNDPAWVRNSPEKIFVTEFPDLMPQTLITKDPLEVAAFREEFGDIIVKPLYGNGGAGVFHLKKDDRNLSSLLEMFAQMFPEPFIVQRYLNEVRGGDKRIILIDGEPVGAINRVPSESDSRSNMHVGGRAEKTELTKREQEICARIGPSLRERGFILVGIDVIGDYMTEINVTSPTGVREVAKFGGADIAALFWDCVENKKQA; from the coding sequence ATGAAAATTGCTGTCCAGATGGATCATATAGCTTCCATAAATATAGCAGGTGATACGACTTTTGCTTTATGTCTTGAAGCGCAAAAACGCGGACATAGTCTTTTCCATTATACACCCGATCGCCTCTCCTTACGCGATGGTGAGGTGAGTGCGCGGGTTGAAGCGTTGAGCGTGCGTGATATTGTTGGCGACAATTTCACGCTTGGTGAAGCGCAGCGGACAAATTTGGCAGAAATGGATGTGGTTTTGCTTCGTCAAGATCCGCCTTTTGATATGAATTATATTACCACAACCCATATTTTAGAGCGAATCCATCCTAAAACTCTAGTTGTTAATGACCCTGCTTGGGTGCGGAATTCGCCAGAAAAAATATTTGTGACCGAATTTCCTGATTTGATGCCGCAAACATTAATTACTAAAGATCCTTTGGAAGTTGCGGCTTTTAGAGAAGAATTTGGTGATATTATTGTAAAGCCGCTTTATGGTAATGGTGGCGCTGGTGTATTCCATCTTAAAAAAGATGATCGTAATTTAAGCTCGCTTTTGGAAATGTTTGCACAAATGTTTCCGGAGCCCTTTATTGTTCAGCGCTATTTAAATGAAGTGCGCGGCGGCGATAAGCGCATTATTTTGATTGATGGCGAACCGGTTGGCGCAATTAATCGCGTGCCGTCTGAAAGCGATTCGCGCTCTAATATGCATGTTGGCGGCAGAGCTGAAAAGACTGAACTTACTAAGCGCGAGCAAGAAATTTGCGCTCGTATCGGTCCATCCTTGCGTGAACGTGGTTTTATTTTGGTTGGTATTGATGTTATCGGCGATTATATGACCGAAATCAATGTGACCTCACCAACCGGTGTACGTGAAGTTGCCAAATTTGGCGGCGCTGATATTGCAGCCTTGTTTTGGGATTGTGTGGAAAACAAGAAACAGGCATAA
- a CDS encoding TonB-dependent hemoglobin/transferrin/lactoferrin family receptor, translated as MIKIKPRFKTKLLLTTFLTLSIFYEIATFPAIAAQETELDTVVVEAEKNQNIKNKGVLTDTVTSKDIENKQVDNVNDISRLDPAINYNRQNDSFNIRGLDGNRVTTMIDGIPIPWLDDITRGVRGGASAFDFGSLSAIDIGKGADSSIYGSGSLGGIVLMRTLDPEDLIKDNKNWGSITKGSYDSANRSWHINEAFAVKFNQTYMLFQGGYVGGKQRANNGDDGGYGVLRSMQNPEDFTSKNYLFKIHQYINDQHRLGFTAERFDNDRDTWVLNQASAQFKPASTYQEQNRKRERYSASYDYYGNGDGWLDRARIIGYWQENSASSGTEQIRLTTPKGDFYRISNTQNRDYGLTFDAMKVLNFEHVTHTLRIAGNGSSSRFEQYTTGHDTCPPPPYRPPYMMCKFLLSDQSEIPTTRSTSWGISIEDEMAFLNNRVRITPGGRFDWFKHKPSATKGFESNVFFHGYPAEVSDSHFSPKLRGEWDATDNIMLYAQWAQSFRAPSSSELYLEFANPGIYHLYGNPNLKPEIGNGFDIGAKYTSHNWGGSLGLFSNYYKNFIGRKELGPSLMFPSGEAVYINRAKVRISGVEAKAYWQITSNWRTDFSLAYMEGKDRETDEYLNSIPPLKGTLGLGYAQEIWGADIRMTAASKRNRVENKSDYAKAPGYAVFDISGWWRPLGEKGPKLQAGIYNIFNKTYWNALDLPSSANYKKAYYSEPGRNFKISFVQEF; from the coding sequence ATGATAAAAATCAAACCTAGATTTAAAACAAAACTTCTATTAACCACATTTTTGACATTATCAATATTTTATGAAATTGCTACATTTCCAGCAATAGCGGCACAAGAAACTGAACTTGACACCGTTGTTGTGGAAGCTGAAAAAAACCAAAATATAAAAAATAAAGGTGTTTTAACCGATACGGTTACATCCAAAGACATTGAAAATAAGCAAGTTGATAATGTCAACGATATTTCTCGGCTTGATCCAGCAATCAATTATAATCGTCAAAATGACAGTTTTAATATTCGCGGTCTTGATGGCAATCGTGTCACCACCATGATTGACGGCATACCTATTCCTTGGCTTGATGATATTACACGTGGTGTAAGGGGTGGGGCGTCAGCCTTTGATTTTGGTAGTTTATCAGCAATTGATATTGGCAAAGGAGCAGATTCAAGTATTTACGGTTCTGGCTCGCTAGGCGGCATTGTGTTAATGCGCACCTTAGACCCTGAAGATCTTATTAAAGACAATAAAAATTGGGGATCAATTACCAAAGGCAGTTACGATTCAGCCAATCGCAGTTGGCACATTAACGAAGCTTTCGCAGTTAAATTTAATCAAACTTATATGCTGTTTCAAGGCGGCTATGTTGGCGGCAAGCAACGCGCAAATAATGGCGATGATGGCGGTTATGGCGTATTGCGTAGCATGCAAAACCCTGAAGACTTCACTAGCAAAAATTACTTATTTAAGATTCATCAATATATTAACGATCAACACCGCTTGGGCTTTACCGCCGAGCGTTTTGACAATGACCGTGACACATGGGTGCTAAACCAAGCGAGTGCTCAATTTAAACCAGCGAGTACCTATCAAGAACAAAATCGCAAGCGTGAGCGTTATTCAGCTTCATATGATTATTATGGCAATGGTGATGGTTGGTTAGATCGTGCCCGCATCATTGGCTATTGGCAAGAAAATAGTGCAAGTTCTGGAACCGAACAAATTCGATTAACCACACCCAAAGGGGATTTTTATCGAATTTCCAATACGCAAAATCGAGATTACGGCTTAACATTTGATGCAATGAAGGTATTAAATTTTGAGCACGTAACCCATACTTTGCGCATTGCAGGTAATGGCTCGTCTTCGCGCTTTGAACAATATACAACGGGTCATGATACTTGCCCACCGCCACCCTATCGTCCACCCTATATGATGTGCAAATTTTTACTTAGCGACCAATCTGAAATACCAACTACCCGTTCAACAAGTTGGGGCATAAGTATTGAAGATGAAATGGCATTTTTGAACAATCGCGTAAGAATTACCCCTGGCGGTCGGTTTGACTGGTTTAAACATAAGCCCTCAGCCACCAAAGGCTTTGAATCCAACGTATTTTTCCACGGCTATCCAGCAGAGGTTAGCGATTCGCACTTTTCACCAAAATTACGTGGCGAATGGGATGCAACCGATAATATAATGCTTTACGCGCAGTGGGCACAAAGTTTTAGAGCGCCCAGTTCATCGGAACTTTACTTAGAGTTCGCCAATCCTGGCATTTATCACCTTTATGGCAATCCTAACTTGAAGCCTGAAATTGGCAATGGCTTTGATATTGGTGCAAAATATACAAGTCACAACTGGGGTGGTTCGCTTGGACTATTTAGCAATTATTATAAAAATTTTATCGGCCGCAAAGAACTTGGACCATCGCTTATGTTTCCAAGCGGTGAGGCTGTTTATATAAACCGCGCTAAGGTTCGTATTTCCGGCGTAGAAGCAAAAGCCTATTGGCAAATAACTTCCAATTGGCGCACAGATTTCAGCCTTGCTTATATGGAAGGCAAGGATCGCGAAACGGACGAATATTTAAACTCTATTCCACCCCTTAAAGGAACGCTTGGTCTTGGCTATGCCCAAGAAATATGGGGCGCGGACATAAGAATGACGGCGGCGTCAAAACGCAACCGTGTAGAAAACAAGTCAGATTACGCCAAAGCACCCGGCTATGCCGTTTTTGATATTAGTGGTTGGTGGCGTCCGCTTGGTGAAAAAGGGCCAAAATTACAAGCAGGTATTTATAACATATTTAATAAAACCTATTGGAATGCACTCGATCTACCATCAAGCGCCAATTATAAAAAAGCTTATTATAGCGAGCCGGGGCGCAATTTTAAAATCTCATTTGTGCAAGAATTTTAG
- the rbsK gene encoding ribokinase → MSKASIAVFGSINIDMTNRVSALPQAGETIHAQSFAMGLGGKGANQAVAASRITQDSGIEVRLAGWIGDDALGNYARAHLEATSLNLAGLNVHPTEITGIASININENGENTIVVAGGSNMALGIDDVDTIKPVIETAKVLMMQLEVPMDTVLKAAQIVKNAGGIIIMDPAPAPQSLPDELYQLAHVMTPNETETEKLTGIRPHDRASAQLAADVFLSRGLDIAIIKLGSEGVCYFTKQERGFLPPFKVTAIDSVAAGDSFNAGLATGLANGLAIDEAIRIAGAAGALATTKKGASEAAPTWHEITQLLESQTDIKCEKF, encoded by the coding sequence ATGTCCAAAGCATCTATCGCGGTTTTTGGCAGCATTAACATTGATATGACCAACCGAGTTAGTGCACTGCCACAGGCGGGCGAAACCATTCATGCGCAAAGCTTTGCCATGGGCCTTGGTGGTAAAGGTGCTAACCAAGCGGTCGCAGCAAGCCGCATTACACAAGATAGCGGTATTGAAGTGCGCCTTGCGGGTTGGATTGGTGATGACGCTTTGGGGAACTACGCGCGCGCTCACCTAGAGGCAACAAGTCTCAATCTTGCCGGATTAAATGTCCACCCAACTGAAATAACCGGCATTGCCTCAATCAATATCAACGAAAACGGCGAAAATACCATTGTTGTTGCAGGCGGCAGCAATATGGCACTTGGCATCGATGATGTCGATACTATCAAGCCCGTTATTGAAACCGCCAAAGTATTGATGATGCAGCTTGAAGTACCAATGGATACGGTTTTAAAAGCGGCACAAATTGTTAAAAATGCTGGTGGTATCATTATTATGGATCCAGCGCCTGCGCCGCAAAGCCTGCCCGATGAACTTTATCAGCTTGCGCATGTTATGACCCCCAATGAAACGGAAACAGAAAAGCTCACCGGTATTCGCCCACATGACCGCGCATCGGCGCAACTAGCGGCAGATGTTTTTTTAAGCCGTGGCCTTGATATTGCTATTATCAAACTAGGAAGCGAAGGCGTTTGCTACTTCACCAAGCAAGAACGTGGATTTTTACCGCCCTTTAAAGTGACTGCGATTGATAGTGTCGCGGCTGGCGACAGCTTTAATGCTGGCCTTGCAACCGGCCTTGCTAATGGTCTTGCTATTGATGAAGCTATCCGCATTGCAGGTGCAGCTGGTGCTTTAGCAACCACCAAAAAAGGCGCTTCCGAAGCTGCTCCAACTTGGCACGAAATTACCCAATTGCTAGAAAGCCAAACTGATATTAAATGCGAAAAATTTTAA
- a CDS encoding leucine-rich repeat domain-containing protein gives MKSLSLRHIKSRTISGWSELTSLQNLTINYTILDDFSFLTSLYHLNYLNLADSNFSSPRLISANADIAILDLSRTNVRNIRLLEHFKNLQFLWLDGLELGKQNLPSFKNTALTYLSMSEVKVEDLNFLKRFPRLNYLNLTDVIVDDYAPIADLPDLTTLILTGTKIDDLSYFKQKNLKTLLLNDTKISNLNKLPYSYYTLNHLDLRGTLVEDASPLKKINWLDWLLLSNSKIKDLSQIPVSKYLDLRGFDDASLASTRLHYYYIATKLPNILHGKAPSNNRETNFIYNPEALIDEEYFIPSEQTDDFVHQKRGDKKIQFMGGDFWVDHEDITVCYKPDKLEYPLSHFCHNKNYADKPLQTDQLLTKAELAKLTEFKNLKKLQLINFPNFDPSELPTIHNLVVLDLNRTKITKDKPFNHQEKIQFLILDESEIKDLVLISNFTSLKVLSLRHTPLTSLVGLENVSKLEALDLSFTKIKDFKNLENLTKLETLLLANTAFNKLSILNKMGRLTNIDLSNVAALDLSDLKTKTMKIKIGIAEEKLTPLYHNEKELVPHNFLDDPFFYRPNDVRKF, from the coding sequence TTGAAAAGCTTGAGCTTAAGGCATATTAAAAGCCGTACAATATCCGGTTGGAGCGAGTTAACAAGCTTACAAAATCTTACAATTAATTATACCATACTTGATGATTTTAGTTTTTTAACAAGTCTGTATCATCTCAATTATCTAAATCTTGCTGATAGTAATTTTTCTTCTCCGCGCTTGATTAGTGCAAATGCTGATATTGCCATATTAGATCTTTCAAGAACAAATGTTCGTAACATAAGATTACTAGAACATTTTAAAAATTTACAGTTTCTTTGGCTAGACGGCTTAGAACTTGGCAAACAAAATCTTCCGTCATTCAAGAACACAGCCCTCACCTATTTGAGTATGAGTGAGGTGAAAGTTGAAGATCTGAATTTTTTAAAACGATTTCCACGTTTAAATTATCTCAACTTAACGGACGTTATAGTGGACGATTATGCTCCAATAGCCGATTTACCTGATCTTACAACCTTAATTCTTACGGGAACAAAAATTGACGATTTGAGTTATTTTAAACAAAAAAATTTAAAAACCCTCCTCCTTAATGATACAAAAATAAGCAATTTAAATAAACTTCCTTATTCTTATTACACGCTTAATCATTTAGATTTGCGCGGCACTCTTGTAGAAGATGCATCACCCCTTAAAAAAATCAATTGGCTAGATTGGCTGCTATTGTCCAATAGCAAAATTAAAGATCTTTCCCAAATACCGGTCTCTAAATATCTTGACCTACGGGGTTTTGATGATGCCAGCTTAGCTAGTACACGCTTGCATTATTATTATATTGCAACCAAATTGCCTAATATTCTACATGGTAAAGCACCGAGCAATAATCGTGAAACCAATTTTATTTATAATCCCGAAGCTCTCATCGACGAAGAATATTTCATACCTTCAGAACAAACAGATGATTTTGTTCACCAAAAACGCGGCGATAAAAAAATACAATTTATGGGCGGAGATTTTTGGGTAGACCATGAAGATATTACGGTTTGCTATAAGCCCGACAAATTAGAATACCCACTTAGTCACTTTTGCCATAATAAAAACTACGCCGACAAGCCTTTACAAACAGACCAATTATTAACCAAAGCAGAGCTTGCAAAATTAACAGAATTCAAAAATCTCAAAAAATTGCAACTTATTAATTTTCCAAATTTTGATCCTAGTGAATTACCAACCATTCATAACCTAGTTGTGCTAGATCTTAACCGCACGAAAATCACCAAAGATAAGCCATTTAATCACCAAGAAAAAATTCAATTTCTTATTCTTGACGAGAGTGAAATAAAGGATTTAGTTCTTATTAGCAATTTTACCAGCCTTAAAGTCTTAAGTTTACGCCATACACCTTTAACTAGCCTTGTTGGTCTTGAAAATGTTTCCAAGCTTGAAGCGCTTGATCTTTCATTCACCAAAATAAAAGATTTTAAAAACCTAGAAAATTTAACTAAACTTGAGACATTATTATTGGCAAATACTGCCTTTAATAAGCTATCCATTCTTAACAAAATGGGGAGGCTAACCAATATTGACCTAAGCAATGTAGCTGCACTAGATCTTAGTGATTTAAAAACAAAGACGATGAAGATTAAAATAGGTATAGCCGAAGAAAAGCTTACTCCCTTATATCACAACGAAAAGGAGCTAGTGCCTCACAATTTTCTAGACGATCCATTTTTTTATCGTCCAAATGATGTCCGTAAATTTTAA
- a CDS encoding molybdopterin-synthase adenylyltransferase MoeB — translation MTQQNEIQLSNDEISRYARHIVLPEIGGLGQQRLKAAKVMVIGAGGLGSPVLQYLAAAGIGTIGIIDDDHVSLSNLQRQIIHDSDKIGEDKVTSAKAALARINPHSTIHAINVRLTNENGRQLLENYDIIVDGCDNFSTRYLLADLCEDISRPLVSGAIGRFDGSVTVLMPYKDNNPRYRDLFPVEPPEGTVPSCAQAGVVGALPGVIGSLQAMEVIKLITGAGQPLIGRLLLYDGLNARFDTISYKRKTT, via the coding sequence ATGACGCAACAAAATGAAATTCAATTAAGCAATGATGAAATATCACGTTATGCCCGTCATATTGTTTTACCCGAAATTGGTGGCCTTGGCCAACAAAGACTAAAAGCTGCCAAAGTCATGGTTATTGGCGCCGGCGGTCTTGGTAGCCCAGTATTGCAATATCTTGCTGCCGCAGGCATTGGCACTATCGGCATTATTGATGATGATCATGTATCATTATCCAATTTGCAGCGCCAAATTATTCATGACAGCGATAAAATTGGTGAGGACAAGGTAACAAGCGCAAAAGCCGCTCTTGCAAGAATCAATCCCCATAGCACTATACATGCGATAAATGTGCGACTTACCAACGAAAATGGTCGTCAATTGCTTGAAAATTACGATATCATCGTTGATGGTTGTGATAATTTTTCAACCCGTTACCTTCTTGCAGACCTTTGCGAAGATATAAGTCGCCCTTTGGTCAGTGGCGCAATTGGTCGCTTTGATGGCTCGGTTACAGTATTAATGCCCTATAAGGATAATAATCCGCGTTACCGTGATCTCTTCCCCGTAGAACCGCCAGAAGGAACAGTGCCAAGCTGCGCCCAAGCAGGAGTAGTTGGGGCGCTACCGGGCGTTATTGGCTCGCTGCAAGCTATGGAAGTGATTAAGCTTATCACTGGTGCTGGCCAGCCATTAATTGGGCGATTACTGCTTTATGATGGGCTTAATGCACGTTTTGATACCATTTCTTATAAGCGAAAAACCACTTAA